Proteins encoded by one window of Esox lucius isolate fEsoLuc1 chromosome 4, fEsoLuc1.pri, whole genome shotgun sequence:
- the neurog1 gene encoding neurogenin-1: MCTSMETVYSDMDSSSCDYFTHDDEDSCSSMHASSPSSSIGKPASPTSDIQISSVTELGQKKRRRGRARNEATVHVVKKNRRVKANDRERNRMHSLNDALDTLRTVLPAFPDDTKLTKIETLRFAHNYIWALSETIRIADIEQRQSKSRADAPLLLPNLCVVDAPSPGSDACSWSSSSSSSSSPSYCTSSPSSPATQDDYGCFQNDVLQYGYQSFVPTGMSY, from the coding sequence ATGTGCACCTCTATGGAGACCGTTTATTCTGACATGGATAGTTCCAGCTGCGACTACTTTACGCACGATGACGAAGACTCGTGCAGCAGTATGCATGCTTCCTCCCCGTCTTCCTCGATCGGCAAGCCCGCCTCCCCGACCAGCGACATCCAGATCTCGAGCGTTACGGAACTGGGTCAGAAGAAGAGACGCAGAGGCAGAGCGAGGAACGAAGCCACTGTGCACGTGGTCAAGAAGAACCGGCGCGTAAAGGCAAACGACCGCGAGAGGAACAGGATGCACAGCCTGAATGACGCTTTGGACACCCTCCGGACAGTTCTACCGGCGTTCCCCGACGACACCAAACTAACCAAGATCGAGACTCTGCGCTTCGCCCACAATTACATCTGGGCGCTCTCCGAGACCATCCGCATTGCGGATATTGAACAGCGCCAGAGCAAGTCACGGGCAGATGCGCCTCTGCTGCTTCCCAACCTGTGCGTGGTGGACGCACCAAGCCCGGGCAGCGACGCTTGTTCCTGGAGCTCCAGctcatcctcctcctcgtcgCCTTCGTATTGCACTTCCAGCCCCAGCAGTCCAGCCACCCAGGATGATTACGGATGTTTCCAGAATGATGTGCTACAATACGGCTACCAAAGCTTTGTACCGACAGGCATGTCCTATTAA